From Montipora foliosa isolate CH-2021 chromosome 6, ASM3666993v2, whole genome shotgun sequence, a single genomic window includes:
- the LOC138009052 gene encoding uncharacterized protein: MVKNLPENYVFMLLPCYEMNCPHPVCEKGKPSSEPVWYQGGPPLTYIPMPILDTERAWGSNCDSCAGFCCGHYLSPADNFKWVQENGTGSCVQPPREVIGDFIKEAGEVTDEEVKSLAQKTALSESDVRLWVDHLKHIQTRRKQGARKAAEKRRSQKGENNKGTTVIIDQEVETSQSGVHCIYKGPEDERFMICCDGCNTWYHGPCINITEEEAELPEKFYCDVCQQFS; encoded by the exons ATGGTTAAGAACCTCCCAGAGAACTATGTATTCATGCTTTTACCTTGCTACGAAATGAACTGCCCACATCCAGTTTGCGAAAAAGGAAAGCCAAGTTCAGAACCCGTTTGGTATCAAGGTGGGCCGCCACTGACATACATCCCCATGCCAATACTAGATACAGAGCGAGCATGGGGATCCAATTGTGATAGTTGTGCTGGTTTTTGCTGTGGCCACTATCTAAGCCCAGCGGACAATTTCAAGTGGGTTCAAGAGAATGGTACTGGAAGTTGTGTCCAACCTCCCAGAGAAGTGATTGGCGACTTTATAAAGGAAGCAGGAGAAGTAACGGATGAGGAAGTCAAGTCCTTAGCACAAAAGACTGCACTCTCAGAATCAGATGTTAGGCTGTGGGTTGATCACCTAAAACACATTCAGACGAGGAGGAAGCAAGGGGCAAGAAAGGCTGCTGAAAAAAGACGAAGTCAAAAGGGAGAAAACAACAAAG GGACAACAGTTATCATTGACCAGGAAGTGGAGACCAGTCAGTCAGGCGTACACTGCATATACAAAGGACCAGAAGATGAGAG GTTCATGATCTGCTGTGACGGCTGTAACACATGGTATCACGGTCCATGTATAAATATAACAGAAGAAGAAGCAGAGTTGCCGGAAAAATTTTATTGTGATGTTTGCCAACAGTTCTCATGA